The following are from one region of the Vicinamibacterales bacterium genome:
- a CDS encoding TonB-dependent receptor: MSVVTRFATVLALAAGLCVVPNSVSAQAVTGTLLGNITDSSGGAVPGVTVTATEVQTNVARTVVTNESGVFLFSSLTNGKYTVTAELQGFKKIIRQNVLVDVNTTIRVDMALEVGNMTEAVSVTAESPSLQTDRTDTGRLLESKMVEDIPTAFNRNFQSLLVTVPGATRPHRDHSAFFNSQDSLSTEVNGQSRLANNTMIEGVDDNQKTGLLQVIIPAADALETVSVTTSNYDAEFGRSGGAITNVTLKSGTNALKGTAFVFGNNQSTIAGDYFTHTKAPTKFLNSGFTLGGPIMKNKLFFFGDYQRTIDNQGYTVRALVPTAAMRAGDFSAVSQHIYDPLTGDVGGNNRAQFPGNVVPADRISPIASQLMKFIPLPNFNAPLGQNNFVQDQTREKTTDGFDAKVSYTASQRDQLSARLSFMRPVLFDPGLYGQYGGPANGGFAGTGTNTSYSTAVTWTRVVSKSTVFDLRGGLNYYRNTTTTTANGLTTSTDVGIPGANLGDDYTSGVSQISVGGYSDPVLGFSASQPWDRSEKTWNIVTSLTKLYNAHTVKIGGEWRKNRDILLQTQDAGGPRGRFAFTASGTGSPAESASQTGIANSFAAFLLDWPNTVQRDLKVIDQPGTRHWATAAFIQDKWQARSNITIDLGLRWEYYHPLEGVEGQGTLSNYDPTTNTLRVAGYGGTDEALNVKSWFKNFGPRTGISWRPNEATVVRAGYGASAIPFPDNRYAFNYPVKQNYAGSAVNGFQTAGSMATGFPAPVFASIPSDGVLPVAGSLLNSTYDVVPSVLHEGTLHSWNVAFQRQLPYGFTADVAYVGSKGVDLVMDVDLNASLIYGSGNNGRAQFAQFNRTGTSRERSNLGKSRYDGLQMKVDRRFLNGFLITNSYTLGRSQDLANENGTIGTPIDFNQSWARSDTDRLHNYVLSTVYELPWGPNKRWLQDGVTSKILGGWQLSALFDAQSGQALTIGGNGTALNTPGNSAFVNLTGDNKVLGGLGPGLLYFDPTVYSLPAAGVQGNLPRHAGPDGPGFWQLDGALFKRFAITGARYVEFRVDAFNVTNSVRWANPNTTFSTSTGNTFGQITGTNGSQRSIRFGGRFVF; this comes from the coding sequence ATGTCTGTGGTGACCCGGTTCGCCACAGTGCTGGCGCTCGCAGCCGGCCTGTGCGTGGTCCCGAACAGTGTGTCCGCGCAAGCGGTCACCGGCACACTTCTTGGCAACATTACCGATTCCAGCGGCGGCGCCGTCCCGGGGGTGACGGTGACGGCGACCGAGGTGCAGACGAACGTTGCGCGCACCGTCGTGACCAATGAATCCGGCGTCTTCCTGTTCTCGAGCCTGACCAACGGCAAATACACGGTCACGGCCGAGCTGCAGGGCTTCAAGAAGATCATCCGCCAGAACGTCCTCGTCGACGTCAACACCACCATCCGCGTCGACATGGCGCTCGAAGTCGGCAACATGACCGAGGCGGTCAGCGTCACGGCGGAATCGCCGTCGCTGCAGACGGACCGCACCGACACCGGCCGTTTGCTCGAGTCGAAGATGGTCGAGGACATCCCGACCGCGTTCAATCGCAACTTCCAGAGCCTGCTGGTCACGGTGCCGGGGGCGACGCGGCCGCACCGCGATCACTCGGCCTTCTTCAACTCGCAGGACTCCCTGTCGACCGAGGTCAACGGCCAGTCGCGACTCGCCAACAACACGATGATCGAAGGGGTCGACGACAACCAGAAGACCGGGCTGCTGCAGGTAATCATTCCGGCCGCCGACGCGCTCGAGACCGTCAGCGTCACGACCAGCAACTACGACGCCGAGTTCGGCCGCTCGGGCGGGGCGATCACCAACGTCACGCTGAAATCGGGCACCAACGCCCTCAAGGGTACCGCCTTCGTGTTCGGCAACAACCAGTCGACCATCGCCGGCGACTACTTCACCCACACCAAGGCGCCGACCAAGTTCCTCAACAGCGGCTTCACGCTCGGCGGGCCGATCATGAAGAACAAGCTGTTCTTCTTCGGCGACTACCAGCGCACCATCGACAACCAGGGCTACACGGTGCGCGCCCTCGTGCCGACCGCGGCGATGCGGGCCGGCGACTTCAGCGCCGTGTCGCAGCACATCTACGATCCGCTCACCGGCGACGTCGGCGGCAACAATCGCGCGCAGTTCCCGGGCAATGTCGTCCCCGCCGATCGCATCAGCCCGATCGCGTCGCAGCTGATGAAGTTCATCCCGCTCCCGAACTTCAACGCGCCGCTCGGCCAGAACAACTTCGTGCAGGACCAGACGCGCGAGAAGACGACCGACGGCTTCGACGCCAAGGTCAGCTACACGGCGAGCCAGCGCGATCAGTTGTCGGCGCGTCTCAGCTTCATGCGCCCGGTCCTCTTTGATCCCGGCCTCTATGGCCAGTACGGCGGGCCCGCCAACGGCGGCTTCGCCGGCACCGGTACCAACACCAGCTACAGCACGGCGGTCACCTGGACGCGCGTCGTCAGCAAGTCGACCGTCTTCGATCTGCGCGGCGGCCTGAACTACTACCGTAATACGACGACCACCACCGCCAACGGGTTGACGACGAGCACCGACGTCGGCATTCCGGGCGCCAACCTCGGCGACGACTATACGAGCGGCGTCTCGCAGATCAGCGTCGGCGGCTATTCGGATCCGGTGCTCGGCTTCTCCGCCAGCCAGCCGTGGGATCGCTCCGAGAAGACCTGGAACATCGTGACCTCGCTGACCAAGCTGTACAACGCGCACACGGTCAAGATCGGCGGGGAGTGGCGGAAGAACCGCGACATCCTGCTGCAGACGCAGGACGCCGGCGGTCCCCGCGGCCGCTTCGCCTTCACTGCCTCGGGCACCGGCTCCCCGGCGGAGTCGGCCTCGCAGACCGGCATCGCCAACTCGTTCGCGGCGTTTCTCCTCGACTGGCCGAACACCGTGCAGCGCGACCTCAAGGTCATCGACCAGCCCGGCACGCGCCACTGGGCCACGGCGGCGTTCATCCAGGACAAGTGGCAGGCGCGCTCCAACATCACCATCGATCTCGGTCTGCGCTGGGAGTACTACCATCCGCTCGAAGGGGTCGAAGGGCAGGGGACGCTCTCGAACTACGATCCGACGACCAACACGCTGCGCGTCGCCGGCTATGGCGGCACCGACGAAGCGCTCAACGTCAAGAGCTGGTTCAAGAACTTCGGGCCGCGCACCGGCATCTCGTGGCGGCCGAACGAGGCAACCGTCGTCCGCGCCGGCTACGGCGCGAGCGCGATTCCGTTCCCCGACAACCGCTACGCCTTCAACTATCCGGTGAAACAGAACTACGCCGGCAGCGCCGTCAACGGGTTCCAGACCGCCGGATCGATGGCCACCGGCTTCCCGGCGCCGGTGTTCGCGTCGATTCCCTCGGACGGCGTGCTGCCGGTGGCTGGCTCGCTGCTGAACTCGACCTACGACGTCGTCCCGAGCGTCCTGCACGAGGGCACGCTGCACTCGTGGAACGTCGCCTTCCAGCGCCAACTGCCGTACGGCTTTACCGCCGATGTCGCCTATGTCGGCAGCAAGGGCGTCGACCTGGTGATGGACGTGGACCTCAACGCGAGCCTGATCTACGGGTCCGGCAACAACGGCCGCGCCCAGTTCGCGCAGTTCAACCGCACCGGCACCTCGCGCGAGCGTTCGAACCTCGGCAAGTCGCGGTACGACGGCCTGCAGATGAAAGTGGATCGCCGCTTCCTGAACGGGTTCCTGATCACCAACTCGTACACGCTTGGACGCTCGCAGGACCTGGCCAACGAAAACGGCACGATCGGGACGCCGATCGATTTCAATCAGAGCTGGGCGCGCTCCGACACCGACCGCCTCCACAACTACGTGCTGTCGACGGTCTACGAGCTGCCGTGGGGTCCCAACAAGCGGTGGCTGCAAGACGGGGTGACCAGCAAGATCCTGGGCGGCTGGCAGCTGAGCGCCCTGTTCGACGCGCAGTCGGGACAGGCGCTGACGATCGGCGGCAACGGCACGGCGCTGAACACGCCGGGCAACTCCGCGTTCGTCAACCTGACCGGCGACAACAAGGTGCTCGGCGGCCTCGGGCCGGGTCTGCTGTATTTCGATCCGACCGTCTACTCGCTGCCGGCGGCCGGCGTGCAGGGCAACCTGCCGAGACACGCCGGCCCTGACGGGCCGGGCTTCTGGCAGCTCGACGGTGCGCTGTTCAAGCGTTTCGCGATCACCGGCGCGCGCTACGTCGAGTTCCGCGTCGATGCCTTCAACGTCACGAACTCGGTGCGCTGGGCCAATCCGAACACGACGTTCAGCACGTCGACGGGCAACACCTTCGGGCAGATCACCGGCACCAACGGCAGCCAGCGCAGCATCCGCTTCGGCGGGCGGTTCGTCTTCTGA
- a CDS encoding glycosyltransferase family 39 protein, with translation MEPLVLTLILLASAVARLWFLAAGVPHAVGIDEPQVVDRALRILRTGSWNTHLFDYPTLVIYLHASVQIVRFLWGALHGEWASLDAFSIEKIYLACRAVTAVIGVATVWLTWRLARDLASRGVALLAAAELAVRSLHVRESHYALTDVPLTALTTLALWLAVRAARLRTTAGYAWAGAACGLAAAAKYNGGVAMVAVAAAWFVADRTAADRWRKAAAGLAAAAAAFLVAAPYTLLDLPSFLDGFAAQFSRFAGAPPGGALWLTYVKHLSPAWSRWWVPLAIAGAAMVLARPSTRRAWAPVVAFAAVFFYVLASHAPAFGRYALPLLPPLCILTASAAAAIASALAGIRGLGRPVARHVITVAGIVLLVALPAVETVAWLDALKRPDTRTMAADWLKGSVPHASRIAVENSGPTYLDAAGFRVIASERLLDHPIAWYRDHADLLVISASDLDRYESYVNAGPTVFQVEPTPQRWGPPIRVVEIRKE, from the coding sequence GTGGAGCCCCTCGTCCTGACGCTGATCCTGCTGGCGAGCGCGGTCGCCCGCCTCTGGTTCCTGGCCGCCGGGGTGCCGCACGCCGTCGGCATCGACGAGCCGCAGGTCGTCGACCGCGCGCTGCGCATCCTCCGTACCGGCAGCTGGAACACCCATCTCTTCGACTATCCGACGCTCGTCATCTATCTGCACGCGTCCGTCCAGATCGTCCGCTTTCTGTGGGGAGCGCTGCACGGCGAGTGGGCCTCGCTCGACGCGTTCTCGATCGAGAAGATCTACCTGGCCTGTCGTGCCGTCACCGCCGTGATCGGCGTCGCCACGGTCTGGCTGACCTGGAGGCTGGCGCGGGATCTCGCGTCGCGTGGCGTCGCCCTGCTTGCCGCGGCCGAGCTCGCGGTCCGCTCGCTGCATGTACGCGAATCCCACTACGCGCTCACCGACGTGCCATTGACAGCGCTGACCACGCTCGCGTTGTGGCTGGCGGTCCGCGCCGCGCGCCTGCGCACGACTGCCGGCTACGCCTGGGCCGGTGCCGCCTGTGGATTGGCCGCCGCGGCCAAATACAACGGCGGCGTCGCCATGGTCGCGGTCGCGGCCGCGTGGTTCGTCGCCGACCGGACGGCCGCGGATCGATGGCGCAAAGCGGCGGCGGGCCTCGCGGCCGCGGCGGCGGCTTTTCTCGTCGCCGCCCCCTACACGTTGCTCGACCTGCCGTCGTTCCTCGACGGATTCGCCGCGCAGTTCTCGCGCTTTGCGGGGGCGCCCCCCGGCGGCGCGCTCTGGCTCACTTACGTAAAGCACCTGTCGCCGGCGTGGTCGCGCTGGTGGGTGCCGCTGGCCATCGCAGGCGCGGCGATGGTCCTGGCACGCCCGTCGACGCGCCGCGCCTGGGCGCCGGTCGTCGCGTTTGCCGCCGTGTTCTTCTATGTGCTCGCGTCCCATGCGCCGGCGTTCGGCCGCTACGCGCTGCCGCTGCTGCCGCCACTCTGCATCCTGACCGCGTCCGCCGCCGCCGCGATCGCGTCGGCGCTCGCGGGGATCCGCGGGCTTGGCCGCCCGGTGGCGCGCCACGTCATCACGGTGGCCGGAATTGTCCTGCTCGTCGCTCTGCCGGCGGTCGAGACGGTGGCCTGGCTCGACGCCCTCAAGCGCCCGGATACGCGGACAATGGCCGCCGACTGGCTGAAGGGCAGCGTGCCGCATGCCAGCCGGATCGCCGTCGAGAACAGCGGGCCGACCTATCTCGACGCCGCCGGCTTTCGCGTGATCGCCAGCGAACGGCTTCTCGATCACCCGATCGCGTGGTACCGGGATCACGCCGACCTGCTCGTGATCAGCGCGTCGGATCTGGATCGCTACGAGTCGTACGTGAACGCCGGACCGACGGTCTTCCAGGTCGAGCCGACTCCGCAGCGGTGGGGACCGCCGATTCGCGTGGTCGAGATTCGGAAAGAGTAG
- a CDS encoding ring-cleaving dioxygenase, translated as MNTVHGLHHITAIAGPAQENLDFYAGILGMRLVKRSINQDDPGTYHLFYADAEGHPGTDLTFFPWAQMAPPRLGHGLAVEVALEVPPDSLGWWGARLEKYAVRIGAVESRFGDRVLPLVDVHGMRLALVEREPRPSRPFAPWEGSAVPVERQIRGLFGAQLWERHEPDTAAFLTGALGFRRLAQERGWTRYGFDDYSGVVDIRETPQERRGAWGVGAVHHLAWSVTDVAYELAVRAQIEAAGGRATEVIDRFWFSSVYFKEPGGVLFEIATEGPGFAVDENPSHLGETLVLPPWFEPSRSQIAGALPPLTLPGDRFRDSR; from the coding sequence ATGAATACCGTACACGGACTGCACCACATCACCGCCATCGCCGGCCCGGCACAGGAGAATCTGGACTTCTACGCCGGTATTCTCGGGATGCGACTGGTCAAGCGCAGCATCAATCAGGACGATCCCGGCACCTATCATTTGTTCTACGCGGACGCCGAAGGGCATCCCGGCACCGATCTCACCTTCTTCCCGTGGGCGCAGATGGCACCGCCGCGCCTCGGCCACGGGCTCGCCGTGGAAGTGGCGCTCGAGGTGCCGCCCGACAGCCTGGGCTGGTGGGGCGCCCGCCTCGAGAAGTATGCCGTCCGCATTGGCGCCGTGGAATCGCGGTTCGGCGACCGGGTTCTGCCGCTGGTCGACGTGCACGGCATGCGCCTCGCCCTCGTCGAGCGCGAGCCGCGACCCTCGCGGCCATTCGCGCCGTGGGAGGGCAGCGCCGTGCCCGTCGAGCGCCAGATTCGCGGTCTCTTCGGCGCACAGCTCTGGGAACGCCACGAACCCGACACGGCGGCGTTTCTCACCGGCGCGCTCGGCTTCCGGCGTCTGGCGCAGGAGCGCGGCTGGACCCGCTACGGATTCGACGACTATTCCGGAGTCGTCGACATCCGGGAGACGCCGCAGGAACGCCGCGGCGCCTGGGGCGTCGGCGCCGTCCATCATCTGGCCTGGTCGGTGACCGATGTCGCCTACGAGCTCGCCGTCCGCGCCCAGATCGAGGCGGCCGGCGGCCGCGCCACCGAGGTCATCGATCGTTTCTGGTTCTCGTCGGTCTACTTCAAGGAGCCGGGCGGCGTGCTGTTCGAGATCGCTACCGAGGGACCGGGATTCGCGGTCGACGAGAACCCGTCCCACCTCGGCGAGACGCTCGTCCTGCCGCCGTGGTTCGAGCCGTCGCGGTCGCAGATCGCCGGCGCGCTGCCGCCACTCACTCTTCCGGGCGATCGATTCCGCGACAGTCGATGA
- a CDS encoding phosphoenolpyruvate carboxykinase (GTP) encodes MSDKAGLTHTGIRKWIDEVAALTRPDRVLICDGSEAERRALTDESVAAGELIELNQQKMPGCYLHRSAPHDVARTEHLTYVCTAEKDAAGPNNNWMVPAEAIAKLTPLFANAMQGRTMYVVPFLMGPPGSRFSKVGVEITDSRYVVLSMRIMTRVGQAALDHLGASNDFTRCLHSLGDLSPDRRFIMHFPETNTVWSIGSGYGGNALLGKKCMALRLASYLARQEGWLAEHMLLLGLQDPEGRMHYVAGAFPSACGKTNLAMLQPPAALPGWKATTVGDDIAWIRPGSDGRLWAVNPEAGFFGVVPGTSRRTNSTAMDMIQRDTIFTNVALRPDGTPWWEGHDDPAPTEALDWQGRPWTPAATEKAAHPNSRFTTPATNCASLSPEFDNPEGVPISAIIFGARRQRRIPLVYEAHTWQHGVFLGATLSSETTAAATGKVGVLRRDPMAMWPFCGYDMGDYFQHWLDVGQSIARPPKLFRVNWFRTDSAGRFLWPGFGDNLRVLKWILDRCEGRGNAVATVIGAVPTPDGIDRTGLDISDADMARLLRVDPPEWVEAVAGQDDLIRMFGAHMPAALRNEHDELAHRIQAAITPPDVIGRDSGM; translated from the coding sequence ATGAGCGACAAAGCTGGACTGACGCACACCGGCATCCGCAAATGGATTGACGAGGTCGCGGCCTTGACCCGTCCCGACCGGGTCCTCATCTGCGACGGCTCCGAGGCCGAACGTCGCGCCCTGACCGATGAGTCGGTCGCCGCAGGCGAGCTGATCGAGCTGAACCAGCAGAAGATGCCGGGGTGCTACCTGCACCGGAGCGCGCCGCATGACGTCGCCCGCACGGAGCACCTCACCTACGTCTGCACCGCCGAGAAGGACGCCGCCGGCCCCAACAACAACTGGATGGTCCCGGCCGAGGCGATCGCCAAGCTGACGCCGCTCTTCGCCAATGCCATGCAGGGACGGACGATGTACGTCGTCCCCTTCCTGATGGGGCCGCCCGGATCGCGATTCTCGAAAGTCGGCGTCGAGATCACCGACAGCCGCTACGTGGTCCTGAGCATGCGGATCATGACGCGCGTCGGACAGGCCGCGCTGGATCACCTCGGCGCCTCGAACGACTTCACCCGCTGTCTGCACTCGCTCGGCGATCTCAGCCCCGACCGCCGCTTCATCATGCACTTCCCCGAGACCAACACGGTGTGGTCGATCGGGTCGGGCTACGGCGGCAACGCGCTGCTCGGCAAGAAGTGCATGGCGCTGCGGCTGGCCAGTTATCTCGCCCGGCAGGAAGGCTGGCTGGCGGAGCACATGCTGCTGCTCGGCCTCCAGGATCCTGAGGGGCGCATGCACTACGTCGCGGGCGCGTTCCCATCGGCATGCGGCAAGACGAATCTCGCGATGCTGCAGCCGCCGGCGGCGCTGCCAGGGTGGAAGGCCACGACCGTCGGCGACGACATCGCCTGGATCCGCCCCGGCTCCGACGGACGGCTGTGGGCCGTCAATCCGGAAGCCGGTTTCTTCGGCGTCGTCCCGGGCACGTCCCGCAGGACGAACTCGACGGCGATGGACATGATCCAGCGCGACACCATCTTTACGAACGTGGCGCTGCGCCCCGACGGCACGCCGTGGTGGGAAGGGCACGACGACCCGGCGCCGACCGAGGCGCTCGACTGGCAGGGGCGGCCGTGGACACCGGCGGCGACCGAGAAAGCCGCCCATCCCAACAGCCGCTTCACGACCCCCGCCACCAACTGCGCTTCGCTGTCTCCGGAGTTCGACAACCCGGAGGGGGTCCCGATCTCGGCGATCATCTTCGGCGCGCGGCGGCAGCGCCGCATTCCCCTCGTGTACGAAGCGCACACCTGGCAGCACGGGGTCTTCCTGGGCGCGACGCTGTCATCGGAAACGACGGCAGCGGCCACGGGCAAGGTCGGCGTGCTGCGGCGCGATCCGATGGCGATGTGGCCGTTCTGCGGTTACGACATGGGGGACTACTTCCAGCACTGGCTCGACGTCGGCCAGTCGATCGCGCGGCCGCCAAAACTGTTCCGGGTGAACTGGTTCCGCACCGATTCGGCGGGCCGGTTCCTGTGGCCCGGCTTCGGCGACAACCTGCGCGTGCTGAAGTGGATCCTGGATCGCTGCGAGGGTCGCGGCAACGCGGTCGCCACGGTCATTGGCGCGGTACCCACACCCGACGGCATCGATCGCACGGGTCTCGACATCAGCGATGCCGACATGGCCAGGCTGCTGCGGGTCGATCCTCCCGAATGGGTCGAAGCCGTGGCCGGGCAGGACGACTTGATCCGGATGTTCGGCGCGCACATGCCGGCGGCCCTGCGCAACGAGCACGACGAACTGGCGCACCGGATCCAGGCCGCGATCACGCCGCCGGATGTGATCGGGAGAGACAGCGGAATGTAG